Genomic segment of Truepera radiovictrix DSM 17093:
CAGACGCTCGCGGCACAAGACGGCGTCGCCTACGGGCAGAGCGTGCGCGGCGCGGACGTCTCCACGCTGCAAAAAGTCGAAGACCATGGCGGCCGTTTCTACGGCCGAGGTGCACAAAAAACCCCTCAAGACCCCCTTGTCATCCTGCGTAGTCACGGCGTCAACTACGTGCGACTTAAGCTATGGAAAGATCCTGTAGGCGTTGACGGCTACAATGACCTTGAGAAAACCGTGGCGATGGCCAAGCGGGCTAAACGGACGGGTCTAAGGCTGCTACTGAACTTTCACTATTCGGACTTCTGGGCTGACCCAGGCCGCCAGGACAAACCCGCCGCGTGGCGTGACCTGAGCTTTGAAGCGCTGACTCGGGCTGTCTACGACCACACCGTCGAGACGATGACGGCGCTTAAGGCAGCACGCGCGCTGCCCGACATTGTACAGATCGGCAACGAGATCCAAAGCGGCATCCTCTGGCCCGATGGCAAGACTTGGGGCGAGGGCTCGGGCGGCTTCGACAACCTGGCAATACTTCTGCGCGCCGGTATAGACGGCGTGCGCGACGTTGTGGGCAAGGACGTCAAAATTATGCTGCACCTCGCTGACGGCGCGGACAACGGTCTCTACCGCTGGTGGTTCGACGAGATTACCCGACGCGGCATCACCGACTTCGATATCATCGGCCTCTCCTTCTACCCTTACTGGCACGGCACGCTGCAGGGGCTCAGTCACAACTTGGCCGACATCAGCGCGCGCTATGACAAAGACGTCATCGTCGTTGAGACCGCCTACGCCTTTACGCTCGCCGACGGCGACGGTCACCCCAACATCTTCGGGGCAGCGCAGGCGCAAGCGGGCGGCTACCCAGCCACAGTCGCGGGGCAGGCAGCTTTTATTGAAGACATTCGCCGCGTCGTTCAGGCAGTTCCTGGCGGGCGCGGGCTCGGCGTTTTCTATTGGGAGCCCACCTGGCTGCCAGTGCCGGGCGCAGGCTGGCGCTCGGGCGAAGGCAACGCCTGGGAAAACCAAGCTCTCTTCGATTTCGATGGACGCGCGCTTACACCCTCGCTAGAGGCGCTCGGTCGTCCTCTCCCCACCCTCAAGCGCGCAAGAGCACGCTAAACCGCAAAGGAGTTTAACAATGCAACGCACCCTCACCCTTTTAGCCGCGCTTCTCGCGTTCAGCTTAGGCCACGCCCAACCCCTGACAGTCTGGACGCACTTCCAAGATGAGAGTTTGGGTTGGCTCGAGGCAGAGGTCGCTGCCTTTAGCGCGGCCTTCGGCACCGAGGTCGAACTCGTCTATGTGCCGGTCAATGAAATCGTGCAAAACATGCTTTTAAACGCCCCCGAGGGTCAGGGACCCGACCTCGTTGCCACCATCCCTCACGACCAACTCGGTCAACTCGCCGAGGGGGGCGTGCTCGCCAACATGGCACAGTACGCTACTGAAGACTACGTGGCCGACCTCACCGAGCAGTCGCGCCTCGCGTTCACCTTAAACGGACAACTATTTGGCCTACCCATGTACGTCGATGGCCTCGCCTTGATCGTCAACCGTGCGCTCGTATCCGAGGGCCCGGAAACGCTCGAGGAGCTGCTCAACACAGCCCAAGAGCTGACCACTGCCGACACGTACGGCTTTTTGCAGGTGCAAGAAGCCGATACTTTCTACCACAATTACGTCTGGATCCGGAGCATGGGTGGCTACGTCTTTGGCCGCGACGAGGCAGGCAACCTCAATCCTAGTGACATCGGCCTGGCAAACGAGGGGACGGTGCAGGCAGCCGAGTTTATCCGCAGCCTCCGCTACGACTACGAACTGATTCCGCCCGGGGTCAACTATGACATCATGCACGGTCAGTTTTTGGAGGAGGGTGCGGCAATGGTTGTTAACGGCCCTTGGGCTATTCCCGACTACTTAGCGGCTGGGATCAATGTAGACGTCATGCCTCTACCGCCGAACGAGGACGGCACCACCTACGCGGGCTTTATGGGGGTACAAGGAGTTGTGATGAACGAGTTCTCAGCGAACAAGCTCGAGGCTGCTAACCTTGCCAAGTGGCTTATTCGTGCCGACGCCCAGGTTGGGCTCGCCGAGGCAGGCGGGCGCATCCCCGCCTCGCAGGGAGCAGCCAAGCAAGTAGCGGATGACCCCATCATCTCCGGCTTTGCCGCGGCGCTCGCAGACGCCGAGCCCATGCCCAATATTCCAGAGATGGGTGCTGTCTGGACCCCCATGCAGACCGCTTTGGCCCTTATTTTAGAGAACCCGGACTCGGACATCGCGGGCATCCTAGAACGCGCCGTCAGTGAGATACGTGGCAGCGAGTAGGCAGCGCAGGAGCACATAGGCGTTAGGTAGTTGTTAGGGCTACGGGTCCGCCCGTAGCCCTTGTTGCCGGTGGACTTTGTGCCACCATACTAGGAAGGAGCTGGCCATCGACCTTTCACGTTCGGCGACCGAGTATCTGCCGCAACGGATACGCAGCAAAGGAGCACGCCTGTGGGCGTCCATCGGGCTGCTGCTGGGGGCACTTACGGTTTCGAGCACCGCCGCCGCGCTATTGACTTGGATGGTGCAGCGCGCTTTTCCAGCCGCACCCCCCTACCTCGCGCTCGTATTTGGCGTTCCCATCCTTGTCGGGGTGCTCGCGTGGATCGCGCATCACTTCCATTGGATCATGCCGTGGTATTACCTGCTACCGTCACTGCTCTTTCTGCTGACCTTTACGGTAATGCCGATTGGCCTGACCATCTTCTTAGCGTTTACCGACTACGCAGGAAACCGTA
This window contains:
- a CDS encoding maltose ABC transporter substrate-binding protein, with the translated sequence MQRTLTLLAALLAFSLGHAQPLTVWTHFQDESLGWLEAEVAAFSAAFGTEVELVYVPVNEIVQNMLLNAPEGQGPDLVATIPHDQLGQLAEGGVLANMAQYATEDYVADLTEQSRLAFTLNGQLFGLPMYVDGLALIVNRALVSEGPETLEELLNTAQELTTADTYGFLQVQEADTFYHNYVWIRSMGGYVFGRDEAGNLNPSDIGLANEGTVQAAEFIRSLRYDYELIPPGVNYDIMHGQFLEEGAAMVVNGPWAIPDYLAAGINVDVMPLPPNEDGTTYAGFMGVQGVVMNEFSANKLEAANLAKWLIRADAQVGLAEAGGRIPASQGAAKQVADDPIISGFAAALADAEPMPNIPEMGAVWTPMQTALALILENPDSDIAGILERAVSEIRGSE
- a CDS encoding glycoside hydrolase family 53 protein translates to MPQTLAAQDGVAYGQSVRGADVSTLQKVEDHGGRFYGRGAQKTPQDPLVILRSHGVNYVRLKLWKDPVGVDGYNDLEKTVAMAKRAKRTGLRLLLNFHYSDFWADPGRQDKPAAWRDLSFEALTRAVYDHTVETMTALKAARALPDIVQIGNEIQSGILWPDGKTWGEGSGGFDNLAILLRAGIDGVRDVVGKDVKIMLHLADGADNGLYRWWFDEITRRGITDFDIIGLSFYPYWHGTLQGLSHNLADISARYDKDVIVVETAYAFTLADGDGHPNIFGAAQAQAGGYPATVAGQAAFIEDIRRVVQAVPGGRGLGVFYWEPTWLPVPGAGWRSGEGNAWENQALFDFDGRALTPSLEALGRPLPTLKRARAR